The Penaeus monodon isolate SGIC_2016 chromosome 17, NSTDA_Pmon_1, whole genome shotgun sequence genome contains the following window.
GCCGCAACGCCGGCAAGCGGGTCGGCTCCCCCGACCTGGCAGACGGCCCAGCGCAGGCCACCTACGGCGCCTCCTCCGGATCGACCTTCGCCGAGGACGACTCACGCTGCGAGCAGCTCCCGATTTACGAGGTGAATGACCTCGCGCACACAAAGTCTTGCTCGGGCGACTGGAAGCACGGTAAAGAGAGGAAGGCATTCGAGCCCGAGGTGGGGGGCGAGGCTCCCTTCCGCAGCCAAGAGATCTTCACTCTGCTCCTGAACGTCAACTGCAATCCGGGGACCTGGCAGCACCCGCTCTGCTACAGCTGCGTGTGTTCCAAGGACTGCCCTCTGGCGCACGAGGCTCACACAAGTCCCGTCCAGGCCGCAGTGGACTTGCCTGAGGAGCCCAGGACAAGCACTGACAAGAAGGCCGCATCCGGCAGGCGCAAAGACCGGTCTCATCACAAGCGAAACAGTCGGAAGAGCAAGGGCGCCGCCAGGTCGGCAAAGACTGAGAGTTGTCGAAAAAACAAAGATGGCTAAAGAGATTCGCGAAAGAACCATAAGCACAAGAGGGGGTAACGTGGTCGACCTTCAGTGCATAAATAAGATGAACCAAGATATTAAAGAACAGTGAGTTTGATTTACACAAAAGATAGTTGACAGAAAGGCCTGAGTATTTTTAGTTTggtataagaaaatatttatatatttagttttccctgtATACAGTGCACATGGagaagtttcatttttttatgacatTGTAGGTAAAATGTCgggaatttatttattgttacatCAGCAAGTGTCACGTGTGCAAACCTAACATATTCACGTAGGTAATTCGTGCTATTTGTGTTCAATTCCATTTATAAGAAGGCATTTTTCTTGAGCGTTGCGCTTgcatcacatataaaaaaaaaacaaaaaaacatttacctTTAAGTTCCAAATATTTTACACTGTAAGAGGTTTCTAAAGTTTACATAGTATGTCTAGGTTTATCATATGTTTTGTTTTACAATAAAATGTGAAATTTGCCAAAGACTTTCACCACGTCCTCTATCACTGGAAAGCGATGATAATGGAAGCAATGTTAGGCCTACCTAACCATGAAATTTATAGGTGGGAATTGCATTACCGCATTATCTAATAAAACTCTTTCTCATTGCATAATCATGATAGGCATAACTTGCATGTGGACCGTGGTTCGCAGGCAAAATTCATttctgaaaattattaaaatgctaATATAAATTGGTGACTGATATAAAtcagttatagaatatatatatatatatatatatatatatatatatatatatatatatatatatatattatgtgtgagtgtttatgttttcttccatacatatatatatatatatatatatatatatatatatatatatatatatttatatatatacatatatatatatatatatatatatatatatatatatatatatgtgtgtgtgtgtgtgtgtgtgtgtgtgtgtgtgtgtgtgtgtgtg
Protein-coding sequences here:
- the LOC119583375 gene encoding uncharacterized protein LOC119583375; the encoded protein is MPDRIAFVTGIFYRPTSRESYGAVALEPVLDISVSFTAGIFVANEGVILESSVELDLILTGVQFLACQGSQPTRLDSVLLKLLISMIFRLFLLLLPLAAVGLAQQAPPEGPRPWPTDHGDQRRRNAGKRVGSPDLADGPAQATYGASSGSTFAEDDSRCEQLPIYEVNDLAHTKSCSGDWKHGKERKAFEPEVGGEAPFRSQEIFTLLLNVNCNPGTWQHPLCYSCVCSKDCPLAHEAHTSPVQAAVDLPEEPRTSTDKKAASGRRKDRSHHKRNSRKSKGAARSAKTESCRKNKDG